In a single window of the Struthio camelus isolate bStrCam1 chromosome 37, bStrCam1.hap1, whole genome shotgun sequence genome:
- the TMEM107 gene encoding transmembrane protein 107 isoform X1 — MTSLGALVPARFLALTAHLVAVLTIFWARDPHVLASLPLEFSPEEYARVDTDGPGSCWRHRGPRLLPLRALGLRRLLGRPGRRQRPPSRHRAAADGHHLGVQEETAVTLRKGPRWGPQIRCDTPKKDMDPQTGVTPQKGSGWDPEWAVTPPKRTWISKPV; from the exons ATGACGTCGCTGGGGGCCCTGGTGCCGGCCCGGTTCCTCGCCCTCACGGCCCATCTCGTCGCCGTCCTCACCATCTTCTGGGCGCGG GACCCCCACGTCCTCGCGTCGCTGCCCCTGGAGTTCTCGCCGGAGGAATACGCCCGCGTGGACACGGA CGGCCCTGGCTCATGCTGGCGCCACCGTGGCCCTCGTCTTCTTCCTCTTCGAGCGCTGGGACTGCGGCGCCTACTGGGGCGTCCTGGGCGCCGGCAG CGCCCTCCCAGCCGCCACCGAGCTGCTGCTGATGGTCACCATCTTGGGGTGCAAGAGGAAACCGCTGTGACACTCCGAAAAGGACCCCGATGGGGACCCCAAATCCGCTGTGACACCCCCAAAAAAGACATGGATCCCCAAACCGGTGTGACACCCCAAAAAGGATCTGGATGGGACCCCGAATGGGCTGTGACACCCCCCAAAAGGACGTGGATCTCCAAACCGGTGTGA
- the AURKB gene encoding aurora kinase B isoform X1, giving the protein MTRDYSRAALALQPPAPPSDCAAARGGAEMAYKENVNPSVYGLAKCGVLPPPGPQRVLRKDPPGATGTPSDALLLQRAGTRACPLPAVPGRVPLEPSTQPAPQHPQRTFSIEDFEVGRPLGKGKFGNVYLARERTSRFIVALKVLFKSQIEKEGVEHQLRREIEIQAHLRHPNVLRLYNYFHDRKRVYLILEYAPRGELYKELQKCRHFDEQRSATLMEELADALLYCHAKKVIHRDIKPENLLMGLKGELKIADFGWSVHAPSLRRKTMCGTLDYLPPEMVEGKTHDEKVDLWCLGVLCYELLAGHPPFESASHAETYRRITKVDLHFPPTLSEGARDLIARLLRHSPGERLPLRGVLQHPWVRANSRRVLPPAYVPP; this is encoded by the exons ATGACGCGTGATTACAGTCGCGCGGCGCTGGCGCTGCAACCGCCTGCGCCTCCCTCTGACTGCgcagccgcgcggggcggggcag AAATGGCCTACAAGGAGAACGTGAACCCCAGTGTCTACGGCCTGGCGAAG tgtggggtgctgccccccccgggcccccagcgGGTGCTGCGCAAGGACCCCCCCGGGGCCACGGGCACCCCCTCGGACGCCCTCTTGCTGCAGAGAGCTGGCACCAGGGCCTGTCCCCTGCCAG CCGTGCCGGGGCGGGTGCCCCTGGAGCCCAGCACCCAGCCGGCCCCTCAGCACCCGCA ACGGACCTTCTCCATCGAGGACTTCGAGGTGGGGCGCCCGCTGGGCAAGGGCAAGTTTGGCAACGTCTACCTGGCGCGCGAGCGGACCTCCCGCTTCATCGTGGCCCTCAAGGTGCTCTTCAAGTCGCAGATTGAGAAGGAGGGAGTCGAGCACCAGCTGCGGCGCGAGATCGAGATCCAGGCCCACCTGCG gcaccccaacgTGCTGCGTCTCTACAACTACTTCCACGACCGCAAGCGGGTCTACCTCATCCTGGAGTACGCGCCGCGGGGCGAGCTCTACAAGGAGCTGCAGAAGTGCCGCCACTTCGACGAGCAGCGCAGCGCCACG CTGATGGAGGAGCTGGCGGATGCGCTGCTCTACTGCCACGCCAAGAAGGTGATCCACCGTGACATCAAGCCCGAGAACCTGCTCATGGGGCTCAAGGGCGAGCTGAAGATCGCCGACTTTGGGTGGTCGGTGCACGCCCCCTCGCTCag gaggaaGACGATGTGCGGCACGCTGGACTACCTGCCGCCGGAGATGGTGGAGGGCAAGACGCACGACGAGAAGGTGGATCTGTGGTGCCTGGGGGTGCTGTGCTACGAGCTGCTGGCCGGGCACCCGCCCTTCGAGAGCGCCTCCCACGCCGAGACCTACCGCCGCATCACCAAG gtggacctgcacttcccccccaccctgtcGGAGGGCGCCCGGGACCTCATCGCCCGCCTGCTGCGCCACAGCCCCGGTGAGCGGCTGCCGCTGCGCGGGGTGCTCCAGCACCCGTGGGTGCGCGCCAACTCCCGCCGGGTGCTGCCCCCCGCCTACGTCCCCCCCTAG
- the TMEM107 gene encoding transmembrane protein 107 isoform X3, translated as MTSLGALVPARFLALTAHLVAVLTIFWARLPDAWAHRTPTSSRRCPWSSRRRNTPAWTRTALAHAGATVALVFFLFERWDCGAYWGVLGAGSALPAATELLLMVTILGCKRKPL; from the exons ATGACGTCGCTGGGGGCCCTGGTGCCGGCCCGGTTCCTCGCCCTCACGGCCCATCTCGTCGCCGTCCTCACCATCTTCTGGGCGCGG ctcccggacgcctgggcccacagGACCCCCACGTCCTCGCGTCGCTGCCCCTGGAGTTCTCGCCGGAGGAATACGCCCGCGTGGACACGGA CGGCCCTGGCTCATGCTGGCGCCACCGTGGCCCTCGTCTTCTTCCTCTTCGAGCGCTGGGACTGCGGCGCCTACTGGGGCGTCCTGGGCGCCGGCAG CGCCCTCCCAGCCGCCACCGAGCTGCTGCTGATGGTCACCATCTTGGGGTGCAAGAGGAAACCGCTGTGA
- the TMEM107 gene encoding transmembrane protein 107 isoform X2: MTSLGALVPARFLALTAHLVAVLTIFWARDPHVLASLPLEFSPEEYARVDTELLVALGVTLGLFALELGGFFSGLSMFHRPQGLLSALAHAGATVALVFFLFERWDCGAYWGVLGAGSALPAATELLLMVTILGCKRKPL, encoded by the exons ATGACGTCGCTGGGGGCCCTGGTGCCGGCCCGGTTCCTCGCCCTCACGGCCCATCTCGTCGCCGTCCTCACCATCTTCTGGGCGCGG GACCCCCACGTCCTCGCGTCGCTGCCCCTGGAGTTCTCGCCGGAGGAATACGCCCGCGTGGACACGGA GCTGCTGGTGGCGCTGGGGGTGACGCTGGGGCTCTTCGCGCTGGAGCTCGGCGGCTTCTTCTCGGGGCTCTCCATGTTCCACCGCCCCCAGGGCCTGCTCT CGGCCCTGGCTCATGCTGGCGCCACCGTGGCCCTCGTCTTCTTCCTCTTCGAGCGCTGGGACTGCGGCGCCTACTGGGGCGTCCTGGGCGCCGGCAG CGCCCTCCCAGCCGCCACCGAGCTGCTGCTGATGGTCACCATCTTGGGGTGCAAGAGGAAACCGCTGTGA
- the AURKB gene encoding aurora kinase B isoform X2, translating into MAYKENVNPSVYGLAKCGVLPPPGPQRVLRKDPPGATGTPSDALLLQRAGTRACPLPAVPGRVPLEPSTQPAPQHPQRTFSIEDFEVGRPLGKGKFGNVYLARERTSRFIVALKVLFKSQIEKEGVEHQLRREIEIQAHLRHPNVLRLYNYFHDRKRVYLILEYAPRGELYKELQKCRHFDEQRSATLMEELADALLYCHAKKVIHRDIKPENLLMGLKGELKIADFGWSVHAPSLRRKTMCGTLDYLPPEMVEGKTHDEKVDLWCLGVLCYELLAGHPPFESASHAETYRRITKVDLHFPPTLSEGARDLIARLLRHSPGERLPLRGVLQHPWVRANSRRVLPPAYVPP; encoded by the exons ATGGCCTACAAGGAGAACGTGAACCCCAGTGTCTACGGCCTGGCGAAG tgtggggtgctgccccccccgggcccccagcgGGTGCTGCGCAAGGACCCCCCCGGGGCCACGGGCACCCCCTCGGACGCCCTCTTGCTGCAGAGAGCTGGCACCAGGGCCTGTCCCCTGCCAG CCGTGCCGGGGCGGGTGCCCCTGGAGCCCAGCACCCAGCCGGCCCCTCAGCACCCGCA ACGGACCTTCTCCATCGAGGACTTCGAGGTGGGGCGCCCGCTGGGCAAGGGCAAGTTTGGCAACGTCTACCTGGCGCGCGAGCGGACCTCCCGCTTCATCGTGGCCCTCAAGGTGCTCTTCAAGTCGCAGATTGAGAAGGAGGGAGTCGAGCACCAGCTGCGGCGCGAGATCGAGATCCAGGCCCACCTGCG gcaccccaacgTGCTGCGTCTCTACAACTACTTCCACGACCGCAAGCGGGTCTACCTCATCCTGGAGTACGCGCCGCGGGGCGAGCTCTACAAGGAGCTGCAGAAGTGCCGCCACTTCGACGAGCAGCGCAGCGCCACG CTGATGGAGGAGCTGGCGGATGCGCTGCTCTACTGCCACGCCAAGAAGGTGATCCACCGTGACATCAAGCCCGAGAACCTGCTCATGGGGCTCAAGGGCGAGCTGAAGATCGCCGACTTTGGGTGGTCGGTGCACGCCCCCTCGCTCag gaggaaGACGATGTGCGGCACGCTGGACTACCTGCCGCCGGAGATGGTGGAGGGCAAGACGCACGACGAGAAGGTGGATCTGTGGTGCCTGGGGGTGCTGTGCTACGAGCTGCTGGCCGGGCACCCGCCCTTCGAGAGCGCCTCCCACGCCGAGACCTACCGCCGCATCACCAAG gtggacctgcacttcccccccaccctgtcGGAGGGCGCCCGGGACCTCATCGCCCGCCTGCTGCGCCACAGCCCCGGTGAGCGGCTGCCGCTGCGCGGGGTGCTCCAGCACCCGTGGGTGCGCGCCAACTCCCGCCGGGTGCTGCCCCCCGCCTACGTCCCCCCCTAG